In a genomic window of Ipomoea triloba cultivar NCNSP0323 chromosome 3, ASM357664v1:
- the LOC116014207 gene encoding transcription initiation factor TFIID subunit 8 isoform X2, with the protein MSNGGKVENKRERENTVDKRVDSRDFGSAISRIAVAQICESVGFESCNESALDSFADIAIKYLFDLGKSATSYANLAGRSECNVFDIVFALEDLYTHTGFLGAAEVNGCGINSGVMREIVEYVESAEEIPFAQPVPHFPVVKVPRMIPSFEEMGETPEFKHIPPWLPAFPDPHTYIHTPTWNERESDPRADKIELVRQRRKAERSLLNLQQRLVCNDLPVASSSEEPNDTENGLGHKEIKNPFLVKTLQAGEKDVSPIALPVKFSAKVHTNDHASLLETFAPAIEAMKDGLSETGNGMEKILPDKRPAVCLEFRPGKKVLGDSLNLRLWNKSSSRTATWFRRDEDKDDKKRRAELILRQSVENQQELTQL; encoded by the coding sequence ATGAGCAATGGAGGCAAAGTCGAGAATAAAAGAGAGCGAGAGAATACTGTGGATAAGCGGGTGGATTCGCGTGATTTCGGGAGTGCCATATCGAGAATTGCAGTGGCACAGATATGTGAGAGTGTTGGGTTTGAGAGCTGCAATGAATCAGCTCTGGATTCCTTTGCAGACATTGCAATTAAGTACCTTTTTGACCTAGGAAAGTCTGCAACTTCCTATGCCAATTTAGCTGGGAGGTCTGAGTGTAATGTATTTGATATAGTTTTTGCATTGGAGGATTTGTATACACACACAGGGTTTCTGGGTGCTGCAGAGGTAAACGGTTGTGGGATAAATTCAGGTGTTATGAGGGAGATAGTTGAGTATGTTGAGTCTGCTGAGGAGATTCCTTTTGCCCAGCCAGTGCCGCACTTTCCAGTGGTCAAAGTGCCTAGGATGATTCCTAGTTTTGAGGAAATGGGTGAAACACCAGAGTTTAAGCACATACCACCTTGGTTGCCTGCATTTCCTGACCctcacacatatatacacacacctaCATGGAACGAGAGGGAGTCTGATCCTCGAGCTGATAAAATTGAGTTAGTCAGGCAGCGTAGGAAGGCGGAGAGGTCTTTGTTGAATTTGCAGCAGCGGTTGGTGTGCAATGATCTGCCAGTGGCTTCAAGCTCAGAGGAGCCAAATGATACTGAGAATGGTTTGGGTCATAAGGAGATCAAAAACCCATTCCTTGTAAAGACATTACAAGCCGGAGAGAAAGATGTATCTCCTATTGCTCTGCCAGTTAAATTCTCTGCCAAAGTCCACACCAACGACCATGCCTCTTTGCTGGAGACATTTGCTCCAGCAATTGAAGCAATGAAAGATGGGCTTTCAGAAACAGGAAATGGCATGGAGAAGATTCTTCCGGACAAAAGACCTGCTGTATGTTTAGAGTTCAGACCTGGTAAGAAAGTTTTAGGTGATTCTCTAAATTTGAGGCTTTGGAACAAGAGTTCTTCAAGAACAGCAACATGGTTCAGGCGAGATGAAGATAAAGATGATAAGAAGAGGAGAGCAGAGTTAATTCTTAGGCAATCTGTGGAAAACCAGCAGGAGCTGACCCAGTTGTAA